The Blastomonas fulva genome contains a region encoding:
- the bamA gene encoding outer membrane protein assembly factor BamA, translated as MKSEQKIAIGVRALGLLLGSTILAGAPTAAFAQTTGPVAPPAAAPAAVPAPVLPQGQQIRSITVNGSQRIEADTVRSYIQLRVGDIYTQVAADQALRDLFETELFADVSIRNNDGAVVIDVKENPVINRVILEGNKRIKDDKILPEIRLSPRQIFTRTKVRADVARIIELYKRQGRFAATVEPKMVQQDQNRVDVVFEITEGPKSKVRQINILGNEKFSDGQLRGEMVTKQSRFYRFFSSGDAYDPDKMAFDQQKLRQFYLTQGYADFRVISAVAELTPDKRDFIITYVVEEGERYKFGDVAVESQIRDFSEEGLKAQLSMKTGDWYNAKLVEDTVEQLSETAGLFGYAFADVRPNFNRDRETLTMGITFELAESARVYVERIDINGNTLTQDKIIRREFRLNEGDAFNSFLVKRSENRINSLGYFQEKFEIEQKQGSAPDRIILEANVEEKATGELQLSAGFSSIENFILQASIRQRNFRGKGQTVGASVNYSRFSQGINLSFTEPYVFDKNISFGADIFRRDLNSFNFVGNSRNTTFEQLTTGASFRLGVPLTEYVSALLRYSLTVDDVTLDRDQFFSDLNGDGTLECDPVRAGFFLCDNLGKRTTSLIGYSLIYDDRDNRIRPTRGQNITLSQDFAGLGGAVSYLRTRLNASKHWRIGRSGFIFTVAAEGGHIMAFENRGTPAQGIDDIRLTDRFFLGQPQIRGFDIRGVGPRVIRSGFNPEIVNGQIVNTIVTERRNRVDDALGGRSYYLARAELDIPLGSGARELGLRPSVFVDAGAVFGVVQPLLQTPQNRDPVTGALQYLTVDANGAIAVTTNAVNANGQPNTPSLAFTERFFGDSPKPRVSVGFGVNWNSPFGPFRIDIARALLKEPGDDTRLFTFNVGTQF; from the coding sequence GTGAAATCTGAACAGAAAATCGCCATTGGCGTGCGAGCCCTGGGCCTGTTGCTGGGGTCTACGATACTTGCGGGGGCTCCGACTGCGGCGTTTGCCCAGACCACCGGACCGGTTGCGCCGCCTGCGGCTGCACCTGCTGCGGTTCCCGCACCCGTGCTGCCCCAGGGTCAGCAGATCCGGTCGATCACCGTCAACGGCTCGCAGCGGATCGAGGCGGATACCGTCCGCTCCTATATCCAGCTGCGCGTGGGCGACATCTACACCCAGGTCGCGGCCGACCAGGCTCTGCGCGACCTGTTCGAGACCGAGCTGTTCGCCGATGTCTCTATCCGCAACAACGACGGTGCGGTGGTGATCGACGTCAAGGAAAACCCGGTGATCAACCGCGTGATCCTCGAAGGCAACAAGCGGATCAAGGACGACAAGATCCTTCCCGAAATCCGGCTGTCTCCGCGCCAGATCTTCACCCGTACCAAGGTGCGCGCCGATGTCGCGCGCATCATCGAGCTGTACAAGCGACAGGGCCGTTTTGCTGCGACCGTCGAGCCGAAGATGGTCCAGCAGGACCAGAACCGCGTCGATGTGGTGTTCGAAATTACCGAAGGACCCAAGTCCAAGGTCCGCCAGATCAACATTCTGGGCAACGAGAAGTTTTCCGATGGCCAGCTGCGCGGTGAAATGGTCACCAAGCAGTCTCGCTTCTATCGCTTCTTCAGCTCGGGCGATGCCTATGATCCGGACAAGATGGCGTTCGACCAGCAGAAGCTGCGTCAGTTCTATCTGACCCAGGGCTATGCCGACTTCCGCGTGATCTCCGCCGTTGCCGAACTGACGCCCGACAAGCGCGACTTCATCATCACCTATGTGGTCGAGGAAGGCGAACGCTACAAGTTCGGCGACGTGGCCGTCGAAAGCCAGATCCGCGACTTCTCCGAAGAAGGCCTCAAGGCCCAGCTGTCGATGAAGACCGGCGACTGGTACAATGCCAAGCTGGTCGAAGACACGGTCGAGCAACTCAGCGAGACCGCAGGCCTGTTCGGCTATGCGTTTGCCGATGTGCGGCCCAACTTCAACCGCGACCGTGAAACGCTCACCATGGGCATCACCTTCGAGCTGGCGGAATCGGCGCGCGTCTATGTCGAGCGGATCGACATCAACGGCAACACGCTGACCCAGGACAAGATCATCCGGCGCGAGTTCCGTCTCAACGAAGGCGATGCGTTCAACAGCTTCCTGGTCAAGCGCTCTGAAAATCGCATCAATTCGCTCGGCTATTTCCAGGAAAAGTTCGAGATCGAACAGAAGCAGGGCAGCGCTCCTGACCGCATCATCCTGGAAGCGAACGTCGAGGAAAAGGCGACCGGCGAGCTCCAGCTGTCGGCCGGTTTCTCGTCGATCGAGAACTTCATCCTGCAGGCGTCGATCCGCCAGCGCAACTTCCGCGGCAAGGGCCAGACGGTCGGCGCAAGCGTCAACTATTCGCGCTTCTCGCAGGGGATCAACCTCAGCTTCACCGAACCTTATGTGTTCGACAAGAACATCTCGTTCGGTGCGGACATCTTCCGCCGCGATCTCAACAGCTTCAACTTCGTCGGCAACTCGCGCAACACCACCTTCGAGCAGCTGACCACCGGCGCCTCGTTCCGGCTGGGCGTGCCGCTGACCGAATATGTGTCGGCGCTGCTGCGCTACTCGCTGACCGTCGATGACGTGACGCTGGATCGCGACCAGTTCTTCTCCGATCTCAACGGCGACGGCACGCTCGAGTGCGACCCCGTTCGCGCCGGCTTCTTCCTGTGCGACAACCTGGGCAAGCGCACGACGTCGCTGATCGGCTACTCGCTGATCTATGATGATCGCGACAACCGCATCCGCCCGACGCGTGGCCAGAACATCACGCTGTCGCAGGACTTTGCCGGACTTGGCGGCGCGGTGAGCTATCTGCGCACCCGTCTCAACGCCTCCAAGCACTGGCGGATCGGCCGCAGCGGCTTCATCTTCACCGTCGCGGCAGAAGGCGGCCATATCATGGCCTTCGAAAACCGCGGGACCCCGGCACAGGGTATCGACGATATCCGCCTGACCGACCGCTTCTTCCTGGGCCAGCCGCAGATCCGCGGCTTCGACATCCGCGGTGTCGGTCCGCGCGTCATCCGTTCGGGCTTCAATCCGGAAATCGTCAACGGCCAGATCGTCAACACGATCGTGACCGAACGGCGCAACCGGGTCGACGACGCGCTCGGTGGACGGTCTTACTATCTGGCGCGTGCAGAGCTCGACATTCCGCTGGGCAGCGGCGCGCGCGAACTGGGCTTGCGGCCTTCGGTGTTCGTCGATGCCGGCGCGGTATTCGGTGTGGTCCAGCCTCTGCTGCAGACCCCGCAGAACCGCGACCCGGTGACCGGCGCGCTTCAATATCTCACGGTCGATGCCAATGGCGCGATTGCGGTGACCACCAATGCGGTGAACGCCAATGGCCAGCCCAACACCCCCAGCCTTGCCTTCACCGAAAGGTTCTTCGGCGATTCGCCCAAGCCACGCGTTTCCGTGGGCTTTGGCGTCAACTGGAACTCGCCATTCGGCCCGTTCCGCATCGATATTGCCCGTGCCCTGCTCAAGGAGCCGGGCGACGACACCCGTCTGTTCACATTCAACGTAGGGACTCAGTTCTGA
- a CDS encoding OmpH family outer membrane protein — translation MKTLLKCTAAALMAFGTVASGVIAPAMAQTVQGIGIADQRRAVVESAAFVNANAARPTTYKAQYDAAQAKSNQIRQQLEPLVTKFNADVQAPNAQANQAALQQQLGQIQGLREQGSQEVQEILQPVALSEAYVLEQISDKFDAAVRAAMTKRKISVVFEVGSTLAHNDAYDLTKDITAELNAAIPTAQLVPPQGWLPRAQREQQARQAAASGAAAAPAAPAAQQPEGR, via the coding sequence ATGAAAACTCTTTTGAAATGCACCGCCGCAGCTCTGATGGCATTCGGCACCGTTGCTTCGGGCGTCATCGCGCCTGCCATGGCCCAGACCGTGCAGGGAATCGGCATTGCCGATCAGCGCCGCGCCGTCGTGGAATCGGCTGCGTTCGTGAACGCCAACGCTGCACGCCCGACCACCTACAAGGCGCAGTATGATGCGGCGCAGGCGAAGTCGAACCAGATCCGCCAGCAGCTCGAGCCGCTGGTGACCAAGTTCAACGCCGACGTCCAGGCGCCCAACGCCCAGGCCAATCAGGCAGCCCTGCAGCAGCAGCTCGGCCAGATTCAGGGCCTTCGCGAACAGGGTTCACAGGAAGTCCAGGAAATCCTGCAGCCCGTCGCGCTGTCGGAAGCCTATGTTCTCGAGCAGATCAGCGACAAGTTCGACGCGGCCGTTCGTGCAGCGATGACCAAGCGCAAGATCAGCGTTGTCTTCGAAGTCGGATCGACCCTCGCGCACAACGACGCCTACGACCTCACCAAGGACATCACCGCCGAGCTGAACGCTGCCATTCCCACCGCGCAGCTGGTTCCCCCGCAGGGCTGGCTGCCCCGCGCGCAGCGTGAACAGCAGGCCCGTCAGGCCGCTGCCAGCGGTGCCGCTGCAGCACCGGCAGCGCCTGCCGCGCAGCAGCCCGAAGGCCGGTAA
- the fabZ gene encoding 3-hydroxyacyl-ACP dehydratase FabZ, with protein sequence MTDGEQPYDILKVLAALPHRYPMLLVDRVARLDKDQSIHAIKAVSMNEPFFQGHFPGRPIMPGVLIIEALAQAAGILAVESMGLAGSGKLVYFMAIDGAKFRVPVEPGVLLDLHAEFEQKRAKVCKFKARAEMNGKLACEVSFTAMIADPPA encoded by the coding sequence ATGACCGACGGCGAGCAGCCCTATGACATCCTGAAGGTGCTGGCGGCGCTTCCGCACCGCTATCCCATGCTGCTCGTTGATCGCGTGGCCCGGCTGGACAAGGACCAGTCGATCCACGCGATCAAGGCCGTCAGCATGAACGAGCCCTTCTTCCAGGGGCACTTCCCTGGCCGTCCGATCATGCCCGGCGTGCTGATCATCGAGGCGCTGGCGCAGGCTGCTGGCATTCTCGCGGTCGAATCGATGGGCCTGGCCGGTTCGGGCAAGCTCGTCTATTTCATGGCGATCGATGGCGCGAAGTTCCGGGTTCCGGTGGAACCCGGCGTGCTTCTCGATCTCCACGCCGAGTTTGAACAGAAGCGCGCCAAGGTGTGCAAGTTCAAGGCGCGCGCGGAAATGAACGGCAAGCTGGCCTGCGAAGTCAGCTTCACCGCGATGATCGCCGATCCGCCCGCCTGA
- the rpmE gene encoding 50S ribosomal protein L31 — protein sequence MKTDIHPDYHMINVKMTDGTVYQTRSTWGKEGDTLQLDIDPTSHPAWTGGNQRMLDAGGQVARFNKRFGGLSLKKG from the coding sequence ATGAAGACCGATATCCATCCCGACTATCACATGATCAACGTCAAGATGACCGACGGCACCGTCTACCAGACCCGCTCGACCTGGGGCAAGGAAGGCGACACGCTGCAGCTGGATATCGATCCGACCTCGCACCCGGCATGGACCGGCGGCAACCAGCGCATGCTGGACGCAGGCGGCCAGGTTGCACGCTTCAACAAGCGTTTCGGCGGACTGTCGCTCAAGAAGGGCTGA
- the alaS gene encoding alanine--tRNA ligase, whose protein sequence is MTSTNDIRRSFLDYFGGNGHDIVPSAPLVPHNDPTLMFVNAGMVPFKNVFTGLEQRANPRATSSQKCVRAGGKHNDLDNVGYTARHHTFFEMLGNFSFGDYFKEEAIHHAWTLVNKTWGLAADKLTVTVYHTDDEAFDLWRKIAGLPEDRIIRIATSDNFWSMGDTGPCGPCSEIFYDHGDHIFGGPPGSPDEDGDRFIEIWNLVFMQYEQHADGSRTNLPRPSIDTGMGIERLAAVMQGVHDNYDIDLFKALIAASGQATGTHTTGENQASHRVIADHLRATSFLIADGVLPANEGRGYVLRRIMRRAMRHAHILGAADPLMHRLVPTLVAEMGQAFPELGRAQPLIEETLEREETRFRQTLDKGLKLLDEATADLGEGAVLAGETAFKLYDTFGFPYDLTEDALRSRGLGVDRAGFDTAMAAQKAAARAAWKGSGEAASADIWYDIAEREGGTEFTGYTATEGEAQVVALLRDGAEIVSASEGDTVTILVNQTPFYGESGGQMGDAGRITSLGGLKAVVDDTSKPLGRLHAHQARVEAGSIAVGDTVHLVVDVERRDALRANHSATHLLHAALRNHLGGHVTQKGSMVGPDRLRFDFSHTKALSDAEIAAVEAEVNAEIRANEAVTTRLMTPDDAVKAGALALFGEKYGDEVRVLSMGRATDKHYSVELCGGTHVRALGDIGIFRIVSESAVSSGVRRIEALTGEGARQWLVGRDERLKAIAALVKTAPDEVEARIAALVDERRTLERELAEARKALALGGGSGKAGPAVESIGGVSFIAQVIEGLDPKELRGLLDQAKSSLGSGIAVMVAVNDGRAAFAAAVTDDLVGSFSAVDLVRAGVEALGGKGGGGRRDMAQGGGPDGSQAQAALDAVRAVIASVNAPAV, encoded by the coding sequence ATGACATCGACAAACGACATAAGGCGTTCATTCCTCGACTATTTCGGGGGCAATGGCCACGATATCGTGCCTTCGGCACCGCTGGTTCCGCACAACGACCCGACGTTGATGTTCGTCAACGCCGGGATGGTGCCGTTCAAGAACGTCTTCACCGGGCTTGAACAGCGCGCCAACCCGCGCGCGACCTCGTCGCAGAAATGCGTCCGCGCCGGTGGCAAGCACAACGATCTCGACAATGTCGGCTACACCGCGCGGCATCACACCTTCTTCGAGATGCTGGGCAATTTCTCGTTCGGCGATTATTTCAAGGAAGAGGCGATCCACCACGCCTGGACCCTGGTCAACAAGACCTGGGGCCTCGCCGCCGACAAGCTCACCGTCACCGTCTACCACACCGATGACGAGGCGTTCGATCTGTGGCGCAAGATCGCAGGCCTCCCTGAAGACCGCATCATCCGCATCGCGACCTCGGACAATTTCTGGTCGATGGGTGATACCGGGCCGTGCGGTCCGTGCAGCGAAATCTTCTACGATCATGGCGATCACATCTTCGGCGGCCCTCCGGGCTCGCCGGACGAGGATGGCGACCGGTTCATCGAGATCTGGAACCTCGTGTTCATGCAGTATGAACAGCACGCCGATGGCAGCCGCACCAACCTGCCGCGCCCGTCGATCGACACCGGCATGGGCATCGAGCGGCTCGCTGCGGTGATGCAGGGCGTACACGACAATTACGACATCGACCTGTTCAAGGCGCTGATCGCGGCATCGGGCCAGGCCACCGGCACCCATACCACAGGCGAGAACCAGGCCAGCCACCGCGTGATCGCCGATCACCTGCGCGCCACCTCGTTCCTGATCGCCGATGGCGTGCTGCCTGCCAATGAAGGGCGTGGCTATGTGTTGCGCCGGATCATGCGTCGCGCAATGCGTCATGCGCATATTCTTGGCGCCGCCGATCCGCTGATGCACCGTCTGGTGCCGACCCTGGTCGCCGAAATGGGGCAGGCCTTCCCCGAGCTCGGCCGTGCGCAGCCGCTGATCGAGGAAACGCTCGAGCGTGAGGAAACCCGTTTCCGCCAGACGCTCGACAAGGGCTTGAAGCTGCTTGACGAGGCCACCGCCGATCTCGGCGAGGGCGCGGTGCTGGCGGGTGAAACCGCGTTCAAGCTCTACGACACCTTCGGCTTCCCCTATGATCTCACCGAAGATGCGCTGCGGTCCAGAGGGCTTGGCGTCGATCGCGCCGGGTTCGACACCGCGATGGCCGCGCAGAAGGCTGCCGCGCGCGCCGCATGGAAGGGCTCGGGCGAAGCGGCTTCGGCGGATATCTGGTACGACATCGCCGAACGTGAGGGCGGCACCGAGTTCACCGGCTATACCGCCACCGAAGGCGAGGCGCAGGTCGTCGCACTGCTGCGCGATGGCGCCGAGATCGTTTCGGCCAGCGAAGGCGACACCGTTACCATCCTGGTCAACCAGACGCCGTTCTATGGCGAAAGCGGCGGCCAGATGGGCGATGCCGGGCGGATCACTTCGCTTGGCGGTCTGAAGGCCGTGGTCGATGACACGTCAAAGCCGCTTGGCCGTCTGCACGCGCACCAGGCGCGGGTCGAGGCGGGCAGTATTGCCGTCGGCGATACCGTGCATCTGGTGGTCGATGTCGAACGGCGCGATGCGCTGCGCGCCAACCACAGCGCCACCCACCTGCTTCACGCTGCGCTGCGCAACCATCTGGGCGGGCACGTCACCCAGAAGGGATCGATGGTCGGTCCCGACCGTCTGCGCTTCGACTTTTCGCACACCAAGGCGCTCTCCGATGCGGAGATTGCCGCGGTCGAGGCCGAGGTCAACGCCGAGATCCGCGCCAACGAGGCTGTCACAACCCGCTTGATGACCCCCGACGATGCGGTCAAGGCGGGCGCGCTAGCGCTGTTCGGAGAGAAATATGGCGATGAGGTCCGCGTGCTCTCGATGGGCCGCGCCACCGACAAGCATTATTCGGTCGAACTGTGCGGCGGCACGCATGTCCGTGCGCTGGGCGACATCGGCATTTTCCGCATCGTTTCGGAAAGCGCGGTCTCGAGCGGCGTGCGCCGGATCGAGGCGCTGACGGGCGAAGGCGCGCGGCAATGGCTGGTCGGGCGTGACGAACGGCTCAAGGCGATCGCGGCGCTGGTGAAGACCGCGCCGGACGAAGTCGAGGCGCGCATCGCGGCGCTGGTCGACGAACGTCGCACACTAGAGCGCGAACTCGCCGAAGCTCGCAAAGCGCTGGCGCTGGGCGGCGGTTCGGGCAAGGCAGGGCCTGCGGTGGAGAGCATCGGCGGCGTGAGCTTCATCGCGCAGGTCATTGAGGGGCTGGACCCCAAGGAACTTCGCGGCCTGCTCGATCAGGCGAAAAGCTCGCTGGGCTCGGGTATCGCCGTGATGGTCGCGGTCAACGATGGCCGCGCGGCCTTTGCCGCTGCGGTAACCGACGATTTGGTCGGCTCGTTCAGTGCGGTCGATCTTGTCCGCGCCGGTGTCGAGGCGTTGGGCGGCAAGGGCGGCGGCGGCCGACGCGACATGGCGCAGGGCGGCGGTCCGGATGGATCGCAGGCGCAAGCCGCGCTCGATGCGGTGCGCGCGGTCATCGCTTCGGTAAACGCGCCGGCAGTCTGA
- the recA gene encoding recombinase RecA — MAGQLKLIQTEKEAKSMDRQKALDAALAQIDRAFGKGSAMRLGSKEAMQVEAISTGSLGLDIALGVGGLPRGRVIEIYGPESSGKTTLALHVIAEAQRTGGTAAFVDAEHALDPVYAKKLGVNIDELIVSQPDTGEQALEIVDTLVRSNAIDVLVVDSVAALVPRAEIEGEMGDSHVGLQARLMSQSLRKLTGSISRSRCMVIFINQLRMKIGVMYGNPETTTGGNALKFYASVRLDIRRTGQIKDRDDIVGNTTRVKVVKNKVAPPFKQVEFDIMYGEGISKIGEILDLGVKAGIVEKSGSWFSHDSVRIGQGRENSKTFLKEHPEMTEKIEALIRGHKDKVAEEMMTGPDAEDGEGDDM, encoded by the coding sequence ATGGCCGGGCAACTGAAACTCATCCAGACCGAAAAAGAGGCGAAATCCATGGACAGGCAAAAGGCGCTCGATGCAGCGCTGGCACAGATCGACCGGGCCTTCGGCAAGGGATCGGCGATGCGGCTGGGCTCCAAGGAGGCGATGCAGGTCGAGGCGATTTCGACCGGATCGCTGGGCCTGGATATCGCGCTGGGCGTTGGCGGACTGCCACGTGGCCGCGTGATCGAGATTTACGGGCCGGAAAGCTCGGGGAAAACCACGCTGGCGCTGCACGTGATCGCAGAAGCGCAGCGCACCGGCGGTACGGCCGCGTTCGTCGATGCCGAACACGCGCTTGATCCCGTCTATGCCAAGAAGCTGGGCGTCAACATCGACGAACTGATCGTTTCGCAGCCCGATACCGGCGAGCAGGCGCTCGAGATCGTCGATACGCTGGTGCGTTCGAACGCGATAGACGTGCTGGTGGTCGATTCGGTCGCTGCGCTGGTGCCGCGTGCGGAAATCGAGGGCGAGATGGGTGACAGCCATGTTGGCCTGCAGGCGCGTCTGATGAGCCAGTCGCTGCGCAAGCTGACCGGATCGATCAGCCGCTCGCGCTGCATGGTGATCTTCATAAACCAGCTGCGCATGAAGATCGGGGTGATGTACGGCAACCCGGAAACCACCACCGGCGGCAACGCGCTCAAGTTCTACGCCTCGGTGCGTCTCGACATCCGCCGCACCGGCCAGATCAAGGACCGCGACGATATCGTCGGCAACACCACCCGTGTGAAGGTGGTCAAGAACAAGGTCGCGCCGCCGTTCAAGCAGGTCGAGTTCGACATCATGTATGGCGAGGGCATCTCCAAGATCGGCGAAATCCTCGATCTGGGCGTCAAGGCCGGGATCGTCGAGAAGTCGGGCAGCTGGTTCAGCCATGATTCGGTGCGCATCGGGCAGGGGCGTGAAAACTCCAAGACGTTCCTCAAGGAACACCCCGAAATGACCGAGAAGATCGAGGCGCTGATCCGTGGCCACAAGGACAAGGTCGCCGAGGAAATGATGACCGGACCCGATGCCGAAGATGGCGAAGGCGACGATATGTGA
- a CDS encoding response regulator has product MPEPRTFLIAEDEAMIAMLLEDFLDLLGHKVAHIVASLSDGLDAIASGGFDAAILDVNLAQDKCWPLADALEAAGIPYIFATGGGDTIPPLHADAPTLAKPYTTASLEAALDRLG; this is encoded by the coding sequence GTGCCTGAACCCCGGACATTCCTGATCGCCGAAGACGAGGCGATGATAGCCATGCTGCTCGAGGACTTTCTCGACCTTCTGGGACACAAGGTGGCGCATATCGTCGCCAGCCTGTCCGATGGGCTCGATGCCATCGCCAGCGGCGGGTTCGACGCCGCGATCCTCGACGTCAATCTGGCGCAGGACAAGTGCTGGCCGCTAGCCGATGCGCTGGAAGCTGCAGGCATCCCCTATATCTTTGCCACCGGCGGCGGCGATACCATCCCGCCGCTGCATGCCGACGCGCCGACGCTCGCCAAGCCCTATACCACCGCCTCGCTCGAAGCAGCGCTGGACAGGCTGGGATAA
- a CDS encoding hybrid sensor histidine kinase/response regulator, with protein sequence MPALPDPDAPDARITALIIVGALVLSGGLIWLALGDWVPLMLFAAGLVGLASLIMVYRRQFPARVQVQAALPDWSVTHAATDHPVIAIAITDEAGRMICANQRFVDLFGSEVVPPKLPLAGQGGDLLAEAGRAAWRDGHGGAAGLVTAGTRIDAAVQRVGRGQDYLLWRFEPVQKFDLALEADQMLAGRPGRALGEGGFMAAAISPEGRIRAANSAFAARAAGAEAGNVVGRDLASFLRADERNRIYFEREGRKGVPLRLFHLPLVDPLHTTDPEEREKAPALVVLIDEDASGMDKGTALGYVQNLLGLLPVGLAMTDRDGRFLFANDAFIRAAGITEGTLPPYPGDLVVREDKGALADAVRRHASGQAMSADVALRLRHQPDEPVTLSLAGLRGMGDAAVLLSIKDNSEESRLKRQVAQASKMQAIGQLAGGVAHDFNNVLTAIIGHCDLMLMRHSPGDSDYDDIQQIRSNSNRAASLTRHLLAFSRQQTLRPQVLQLPDIVSDTSELLKRLIGEKIVLEVQHDRNLGPVRADPGQLEQVIVNLAVNARDAMLAKRPPGGTLTIRTRKITAAEVRAMASDILPADDYSAILVEDSGVGIPPDVQARIFEPFFTTKDVGKGTGLGLSTVYGIVKQSGGYIFVDSETGKGTTFSIYFPVYRGGAVEQRSRKPVKVSAGQWGNARLLLVEDEDMVRAVAERALTRQGFTVVTATDGEDGLERLTDSGPFDLVVSDVVMPNLDGPGMAMEMRKRMPGLPILFMSGYAEETLRQSISIDQVHFLPKPFSVAQIVDAVHGALAAAATPTE encoded by the coding sequence TTGCCCGCACTGCCCGATCCCGATGCACCCGATGCCCGCATCACCGCGCTGATCATTGTCGGCGCGCTGGTTCTGAGCGGCGGTTTGATCTGGCTGGCGCTGGGCGACTGGGTACCGCTGATGCTGTTTGCCGCGGGCCTGGTCGGGCTTGCCTCGCTGATCATGGTGTATCGCCGCCAGTTTCCCGCACGAGTGCAGGTGCAGGCCGCGCTGCCCGACTGGTCGGTCACCCATGCCGCAACCGATCACCCCGTCATCGCGATCGCGATCACCGACGAGGCCGGGCGGATGATCTGCGCCAACCAGCGCTTTGTCGACCTGTTCGGCTCAGAGGTAGTTCCGCCCAAGCTGCCGTTGGCGGGGCAGGGGGGAGATTTGCTGGCCGAGGCCGGGCGTGCCGCCTGGCGCGACGGCCATGGCGGCGCTGCAGGGCTGGTGACTGCAGGTACCCGGATCGATGCAGCGGTTCAGCGGGTGGGCCGCGGGCAGGATTATCTGCTGTGGCGGTTCGAGCCGGTGCAGAAGTTCGATCTCGCGCTCGAGGCTGATCAAATGCTGGCGGGTCGTCCTGGCCGGGCGCTGGGCGAGGGTGGTTTCATGGCCGCAGCGATCAGCCCGGAAGGCCGCATCCGCGCTGCCAACAGCGCCTTTGCCGCGCGCGCCGCGGGCGCCGAGGCGGGCAATGTCGTGGGGCGTGATCTTGCGAGCTTCCTGCGCGCGGACGAACGCAACCGCATCTATTTCGAACGCGAGGGGCGCAAGGGCGTTCCGCTCAGGCTGTTCCATCTGCCGCTGGTCGATCCGTTGCACACCACCGATCCGGAGGAGCGCGAGAAGGCGCCCGCGCTGGTCGTGCTCATCGATGAAGACGCCAGCGGCATGGATAAGGGCACCGCGCTTGGCTATGTCCAGAACCTGCTCGGGCTGCTGCCGGTGGGGCTGGCGATGACCGATCGCGACGGGCGCTTCCTGTTCGCCAACGATGCCTTTATCCGCGCCGCCGGAATCACCGAAGGCACGCTGCCACCCTATCCGGGCGATCTGGTGGTGCGCGAGGACAAGGGCGCGCTGGCCGATGCGGTGCGCCGGCATGCCAGCGGCCAGGCGATGTCCGCCGATGTCGCGCTGCGGCTGCGGCACCAGCCCGACGAGCCGGTGACGCTGTCGCTGGCAGGGCTGCGCGGCATGGGCGATGCTGCGGTGTTGCTCTCGATCAAGGACAACTCCGAGGAAAGCCGTCTCAAGCGCCAGGTCGCGCAGGCCAGCAAGATGCAGGCGATCGGCCAGCTCGCAGGCGGCGTTGCGCATGATTTCAACAATGTGCTGACTGCGATCATCGGCCATTGCGACCTGATGCTGATGCGGCACAGCCCTGGCGACAGCGACTATGACGACATCCAGCAGATCCGCAGCAACTCCAACCGCGCCGCCTCGCTGACCCGGCATCTGCTCGCCTTCTCGCGCCAGCAGACGCTGCGTCCGCAGGTGCTGCAGCTGCCCGATATCGTCTCGGACACCTCAGAGCTCTTGAAGCGGCTGATCGGCGAGAAGATCGTGCTCGAGGTGCAGCACGACCGCAATCTGGGCCCGGTGCGTGCCGATCCGGGGCAGCTCGAGCAAGTCATCGTCAATCTTGCGGTCAATGCGCGCGATGCGATGCTCGCCAAGCGCCCGCCGGGCGGCACGCTCACCATCCGCACGCGCAAGATCACCGCTGCCGAAGTGCGCGCGATGGCGAGCGATATCCTGCCCGCCGACGATTACAGCGCGATTCTGGTCGAGGACAGCGGGGTGGGCATCCCGCCCGATGTCCAGGCGCGGATCTTCGAGCCGTTCTTCACCACCAAGGATGTCGGCAAAGGCACAGGCCTTGGGCTCTCCACCGTCTATGGCATCGTCAAGCAGTCTGGCGGCTACATCTTCGTCGATTCGGAAACGGGCAAGGGGACGACCTTCTCGATCTATTTCCCCGTCTATCGCGGTGGCGCGGTCGAACAGCGCAGCCGCAAGCCGGTCAAGGTCAGCGCGGGCCAGTGGGGCAATGCCCGGCTGCTGCTGGTCGAGGACGAGGATATGGTCCGCGCCGTCGCAGAGCGTGCGCTGACCCGCCAGGGCTTCACCGTCGTCACTGCCACCGATGGCGAAGACGGGTTGGAGCGGCTCACCGACAGCGGTCCGTTCGATCTGGTGGTCAGCGATGTCGTGATGCCCAATCTTGATGGCCCCGGCATGGCGATGGAGATGCGCAAGCGCATGCCCGGCCTGCCGATCCTGTTCATGTCGGGCTATGCTGAGGAGACGCTGCGCCAGAGCATCTCGATCGACCAGGTCCATTTCCTTCCCAAACCGTTTTCGGTTGCGCAAATCGTCGATGCCGTCCACGGCGCGCTCGCGGCCGCGGCCACACCGACAGAGTGA